In one window of Protaetiibacter larvae DNA:
- a CDS encoding PP2C family protein-serine/threonine phosphatase has product MSVESREEFAIGDVVVQLRHAGHSDVGSVRAANEDSFLAAAPFWVVADGMGGHAHGDLASRAAVSAFAEARTGSPATARAVLEAIRAANAAVTALRDDALSGTTLTGVALVDIEGAGPHWMAFNVGDSRTYSWDGRQLEQQSVDHSAVQELIDAGLILPVDAVTHPQRNVVTRALGADAEVEPDIWLLPVRGRQSFLLCSDGLTKELDDDEIARIIVFHDQQAAREPDGPTLAERLVGAAIAAGGRDNVTVVVVESELTGETPDPEETIDRDRRLLEDTMPRA; this is encoded by the coding sequence GTGTCGGTGGAGAGCCGCGAGGAGTTCGCGATCGGCGATGTCGTCGTGCAGCTGCGGCATGCCGGTCACAGCGACGTCGGCTCGGTGCGCGCGGCCAACGAGGACAGCTTTCTCGCGGCGGCCCCGTTCTGGGTGGTCGCGGACGGCATGGGCGGGCACGCCCACGGCGATCTCGCGAGCCGTGCCGCGGTGTCGGCGTTCGCCGAGGCGCGGACCGGGAGCCCGGCGACGGCCCGCGCGGTGCTGGAGGCGATCCGCGCGGCGAACGCGGCGGTGACCGCGTTGCGCGACGACGCGCTCTCGGGTACCACGCTCACGGGCGTCGCCCTCGTCGACATCGAGGGCGCCGGCCCGCACTGGATGGCGTTCAACGTGGGCGACTCGCGCACCTACAGCTGGGACGGCCGCCAGCTGGAGCAGCAGAGCGTCGACCACTCGGCCGTCCAGGAGCTCATCGATGCGGGCCTCATCCTGCCCGTCGACGCCGTCACGCACCCGCAGCGCAACGTGGTGACCCGCGCTCTCGGCGCGGACGCCGAGGTGGAGCCCGACATCTGGCTGCTGCCGGTCCGCGGGCGTCAGAGCTTCCTGCTGTGCAGCGACGGGCTCACCAAGGAGCTCGACGACGACGAGATCGCCCGCATCATCGTGTTCCACGACCAGCAGGCCGCGCGGGAGCCGGACGGGCCGACCCTCGCGGAGCGCCTCGTGGGCGCGGCGATCGCCGCGGGCGGCCGCGACAACGTGACGGTCGTCGTCGTGGAGTCGGAGCTGACCGGCGAGACCCCCGATCCTGAAGAGACCATCGACCGCGACCGCCGTCTTCTCGAAGACACGATGCCGAGGGCTTGA
- a CDS encoding FHA domain-containing protein: protein MDERPPGYFPPDQPVLRPPWLQGGDLEPGLIDTRTKLVGRGIPPRDPSEPVFFPGGPPRHVSAGWVLLLADGDRVSVDGAIVVGRKPFEVDGFPGAKLVTVEDAGKTVSKNHAIVLPYDGGLFVLDLNSTNGVAVVANRRRTIVTSTEFSPVPDGAVIELGSYLLGADHLPPAE, encoded by the coding sequence ATGGATGAGCGTCCGCCCGGGTACTTCCCGCCTGATCAGCCGGTGCTGCGTCCGCCGTGGCTGCAGGGCGGCGACCTCGAGCCGGGCCTGATCGACACCCGCACGAAGCTCGTCGGCCGCGGGATCCCGCCGCGCGACCCCTCCGAACCGGTGTTCTTCCCGGGTGGGCCGCCGCGCCACGTGTCGGCCGGCTGGGTGCTGCTGCTCGCCGACGGCGATCGGGTGAGCGTCGACGGCGCGATCGTCGTGGGTCGCAAGCCTTTCGAGGTGGACGGCTTCCCGGGCGCGAAGCTCGTGACGGTCGAGGATGCCGGAAAGACGGTGTCGAAGAATCACGCGATCGTGCTGCCCTACGACGGCGGACTGTTCGTGCTGGACCTCAATTCGACGAACGGGGTCGCGGTCGTCGCGAACCGTCGTCGCACGATCGTGACCTCGACGGAGTTCTCGCCCGTGCCGGATGGCGCGGTCATCGAGCTCGGCTCCTATCTGCTCGGCGCCGACCACCTGCCGCCCGCCGAGTGA
- a CDS encoding TerC family protein encodes MALPLWFEIGTYVVLGLILAFDLILAYRRPHVPSTRESALWIGFYVALALVFAGLMLWLGDAEHAGQFVAGWLTEYSLSIDNLFVFLLIMARFQVPRRYQQEILMVGIILALVFRGIFILLGAALIENFSWVFYIFGAFLVYTAIQQVRTGHEDEVERESRLLGWFRKRVAITDTFDGSKVRTVIDGRKVFTPVLMVFVALGTTDLVFALDSIPAIFGITRSPFIVFTANVFALMGLRQLYFLLGDLVEKLVYLKYGIAFILAFIGVKLVLHALHENELPFINGGHGVEWAPEISTWVSLGVIVVAMTVAVVASLVKMRISPRESTADGHDA; translated from the coding sequence CTGGCACTCCCGCTCTGGTTCGAGATCGGCACCTACGTCGTTCTGGGCCTCATCCTCGCCTTCGACCTGATCCTCGCCTACCGGCGCCCGCACGTCCCGTCCACCCGGGAGTCGGCGCTGTGGATCGGCTTCTACGTGGCGCTCGCCCTCGTCTTCGCGGGCCTCATGCTGTGGCTCGGCGACGCCGAGCACGCGGGCCAGTTCGTGGCGGGCTGGCTCACCGAGTACAGCCTGTCGATCGACAACCTGTTCGTGTTCCTGCTGATCATGGCCCGATTCCAGGTGCCGCGCCGCTACCAGCAGGAGATCCTCATGGTGGGCATCATCCTGGCGCTCGTGTTCCGCGGCATCTTCATCCTGCTGGGCGCTGCGCTCATCGAGAACTTCAGCTGGGTGTTCTACATCTTCGGCGCGTTCCTCGTGTACACCGCCATCCAGCAGGTGCGGACGGGGCATGAGGACGAGGTGGAGCGCGAGAGCCGCCTGCTCGGCTGGTTCCGCAAGCGCGTCGCCATCACCGACACCTTCGACGGCTCGAAGGTGCGCACCGTGATCGACGGCCGCAAGGTGTTCACCCCGGTGCTCATGGTGTTCGTGGCGCTCGGCACGACCGATCTGGTGTTCGCGCTCGACTCGATCCCGGCGATCTTCGGCATCACCCGCAGCCCGTTCATCGTGTTCACCGCCAACGTCTTCGCGCTCATGGGCCTTCGCCAGCTGTACTTCCTGCTGGGCGATCTGGTCGAGAAGCTCGTCTACCTCAAGTACGGGATCGCGTTCATCCTGGCCTTCATCGGCGTGAAGCTCGTGCTGCACGCCCTGCACGAGAACGAGCTGCCGTTCATCAACGGCGGGCACGGCGTCGAGTGGGCGCCGGAGATCTCCACCTGGGTGTCGTTGGGCGTGATCGTGGTCGCGATGACGGTCGCCGTGGTGGCGAGTCTCGTCAAGATGAGGATTTCGCCACGCGAGTCGACGGCAGACGGCCACGACGCTTGA
- a CDS encoding FHA domain-containing protein, whose protein sequence is MTHRYAAASSGWLAFITPARQLFVDAALGAEAIDRLWVRVRDERGPSGVLENLAAGGLFATPSFAFVEAADGGVNVIVRGDAVVRVGAEQVSGSGATTWIERRLPGGVIAVALPGAGAAELPLEAGVVRASAFATGATAEAIVSPAPLPPAPAQPQPIAAPPVVDAPVVDAPVVELPEATAIPEATAIPEATAVPEATAITEVTVPPAAEIPAPPPPPPAPVETPAESAADGGYDYLFGETMYRSVQDAAVRPAEDADEETAAPAGSADDEGDHDGSTVLVSSLGRRRGDRAARAAAAPPPPPPPSVVVVLPNGTREVLDQALVIGRSPSVSGVPAGQLPRLVTVTGGDQDISRSHVRIALEGGTAVVTDLHSRNGTSLVLPTGETQRLRAGEPVPVIVGTSVDLGGGVVLRVEEV, encoded by the coding sequence GTGACCCACCGCTACGCAGCCGCTTCGAGCGGCTGGCTCGCCTTCATCACCCCGGCGCGCCAACTCTTCGTCGACGCCGCACTCGGCGCCGAGGCCATCGACCGGCTGTGGGTGCGGGTGCGTGACGAGCGCGGCCCCTCCGGGGTGCTCGAGAACCTCGCGGCGGGCGGCCTGTTCGCGACTCCCTCGTTCGCCTTCGTCGAGGCGGCGGACGGCGGCGTGAACGTCATCGTGCGCGGCGATGCCGTGGTGCGGGTGGGCGCGGAGCAGGTGTCGGGCTCGGGGGCCACGACGTGGATCGAGCGTCGACTGCCGGGGGGCGTGATCGCCGTGGCGCTGCCGGGCGCCGGCGCCGCCGAGCTGCCGCTCGAGGCGGGGGTCGTGCGGGCATCCGCGTTCGCGACGGGGGCGACGGCGGAGGCGATCGTGTCGCCCGCGCCGCTGCCGCCGGCACCCGCGCAGCCGCAGCCGATCGCGGCGCCGCCCGTGGTCGATGCGCCCGTGGTGGATGCGCCCGTCGTCGAGCTGCCCGAGGCGACGGCGATCCCGGAGGCGACGGCGATCCCGGAGGCGACGGCCGTTCCCGAGGCGACCGCGATTACCGAGGTGACCGTGCCGCCGGCGGCCGAGATCCCGGCGCCGCCGCCTCCGCCCCCGGCGCCCGTCGAGACCCCGGCCGAGTCGGCGGCCGACGGCGGGTACGACTACCTGTTCGGCGAGACGATGTACCGCTCCGTGCAGGACGCCGCCGTGCGACCCGCGGAGGACGCCGACGAAGAGACGGCCGCGCCCGCCGGGTCCGCCGACGACGAGGGCGACCACGACGGCAGCACGGTGCTCGTCTCGTCGCTCGGCCGACGGCGCGGTGATCGCGCAGCGCGCGCGGCCGCGGCACCGCCGCCCCCTCCGCCCCCCTCCGTCGTGGTGGTGCTTCCGAACGGCACCCGCGAGGTGCTCGACCAGGCGCTCGTGATCGGCCGTTCGCCGAGCGTGTCGGGCGTGCCCGCCGGTCAGCTGCCGCGGCTCGTCACGGTCACCGGCGGGGACCAGGACATCTCCCGTTCGCACGTGCGGATCGCCCTCGAGGGCGGAACGGCCGTCGTCACGGACCTGCATTCCCGCAACGGCACGAGTCTCGTGCTGC